One segment of Anatilimnocola aggregata DNA contains the following:
- a CDS encoding OmpH family outer membrane protein yields MDALRAKRKTLDPASEEAKKLSVEIQRSQADLTTLSQQANPRPEFGGIHPLTRSEMRTAIKTVCEREGIDLVLPIHDGRDRLLYFNEHIDITAAVIKELQALNPE; encoded by the coding sequence TTGGATGCTTTGCGGGCCAAGCGAAAAACGCTTGATCCGGCTTCGGAGGAAGCCAAAAAACTGTCCGTCGAAATCCAGCGGTCTCAGGCCGATTTGACAACACTATCGCAGCAGGCCAACCCGCGACCCGAATTCGGCGGTATTCACCCGCTAACGCGTAGTGAAATGCGGACAGCAATCAAAACCGTCTGTGAGCGCGAAGGAATCGATTTGGTCCTTCCCATCCATGATGGACGGGATCGCTTGTTGTATTTCAATGAACATATCGACATCACCGCTGCGGTGATCAAGGAACTCCAGGCTCTAAATCCCGAGTAG